CACGGGGCGGTCGTTGTCGAGCGCGGCCTTCGACGAGTTCACGGCGGTCGTGAACGGAAACAAGACGGTGGAGCTGGAGCAGCGGCGGGTGGAGCTGCTGCGGCGGGACGACGAGAGCGACGGCGCGCCGCCCCGCTCCCGCATCGACCTGACCGAGGGCACCGCGTACATCGTGCTGCCACGGAAGGCGGACGGCTCGCGCGCTGACAGGCGCGATGCCCGTGAGGGCAGGCGGTGAAACGCGAACCGGAGGGAACGGGCGCGGAACCGTCCGCGCTGTGGGGGCGCATCGCCTGCTGGTGGTCGGTCGCGTTCGCCGGGCTGCACTTCTACTGGGCCGTCGGCGGGGGTGTGGGGTTGGGCGTCTCCGCCGGTCCGCTGGCCACCGAGCGCCCGCTGTGGTTCGTCGTAGCCGCTCTGTGGGGTGTGGGTGTGCTCTGTCTCCTCGGCGCCCTGCTGGCATGGCTGCTCGCCCGTTCCGGGCTCCGGGGCGTTCCCGCCCTGCTGGCAAGGTGGCTGGGGTGGGGCGTCAGTGCCCTGCTGCTGGCCCGCGGCATCGGTGTCGAGGTGCTGCTGCTGACCGGCACCACACATCTGGACGCCTCCGTGAGCGCGGGGCAGCGGGCCTGGACGCTCGCCCTCTGGAACCCCTGGTTCGTCGCCGGAGGGCTGGCCTTCGGCCTCGCCGCCCTTCGGTCCCGCAGGCATGCCGAAGCCGAGCCGACCCCCGCGTCCGGACGCTGAGCGAAGCCGGACCGGACCCGGGCCGCCGTCGGCACCGGCGAGGTCGATTCGGCCGACGCCGGCCGCGGGGCGAGTGTTCGGGCCCCGCGCCTCACGGAGCCGGGACGAGGCCGCCCAGCGGCACGCGCGGACGGTGTGTCACCTTTCCCGACGAGCCGCTCCACTCCGCGGAGTCGCGCGATGGCCGCCCCACGAACAGGAGTTCTGCAGCGATCGCCGTGACACCACGGGACGCGGCCGTGTTCGCCGTGTTCCCGCCGTGCGGCCGTGAACCCGGCGCTTCGGCCCGGTCCGGGCCGGCTCGTCGGGCGGTGCGGCCCGCCACCCCGCGGCGCGGGCCTAACTGCCGGGCGGGAACGGCTGAGCCTGCTGCGGGGGCCTACCGGCCGGAGCCACACCCGACCGGAGCACCTGCTCCAGGCCGCGCAGGGTCTGTTCGGCCTCCCGGCGCACCTGAGCGGGCACATCACCGCGTTCGGTGACGAGCCGGTCGTAGATCGGCGCCTCTTGCCACACAGCCAACCAGCCCTCTCCCCAGACAAGTTCCACCCCCGGTTCCGGAGGCGGCTGCCGAGCTTAGCCGGTCCCCGGCACGGTGCCGAAACCGGCCCGTGGAACCGCCGGTCCGACCGTCCGCCGAACCGGCCCGCCCTGCGCGCCGGGGTCGGCGGCGGCGCGGGCACCGGGTCAGCGGTGCCGGGCTGCGAACGCCGCGGTCGAGGTGTCGTCCAGATCCACGCAGCAGCCGTAGCCCCAGTAGACGTAGTAGTGCGGGGTGGCGAGCCGCCGGCGGCACTCGACGCACTGCACCTGCTGGTGCGGGTTGGCGCGGATCACGGCGGTGTCCTTGAGCGCGAACACCGCGCGGGTGGCCTCGAGGCCGTGTTCCTCGATGCCCTGCCTGACGAACTCGAACGCCCCGTAGACGTGGCCCGAAGGGCACTTGATCCGGTTGGAATAGGCGGATCCGCACGCCTCGGCCCCGAGTTCCGCCGTGATCCGGGCCATCTCCTCGTCGGACACCGGCTCCAGACCGAGCTGCTTCATCCGGTTGGGGGTCCAGTACCAGGCGTTCACGGCGTCGAACTGGGGCCGGGTCAGATAGAAGGTCGCCGTACGGCCGCTGCGCACGGTCTCCTTCACCGCGTCCACGACAGCGGTGTCGTCGGCCGCCATCACGGCTCTGCCGCCCTTGACGACCGACTCGATACCGGCCAATGACGATGGGTCCACGGTGCATCCCTCCGCGGGACGGACAGGCCCGGGTGGCCTGTGGCAGGAGGCTTCCGCAGTGATGGTCCGTCCGGCGCGGCTGCACCGCAAAGCGTGGCGGGCGTTCGGGTGGACCGGCGAGGACGGCGGGACGCGGCGCGCGCGGTGCCATGGCGCGTGGCGAGGCGCGGGCGGCAGTCGGCCGCGCCCCGGCATTGACGGGAGGGGCGGCGCCGACGGACCGGCCGGCTCGCCCGGAGT
The genomic region above belongs to Streptomyces marianii and contains:
- a CDS encoding DUF6191 domain-containing protein — encoded protein: MWAASFPAFACLLVLFALVESGWRWLTGLGVIPWLRRRTGRSLSSAAFDEFTAVVNGNKTVELEQRRVELLRRDDESDGAPPRSRIDLTEGTAYIVLPRKADGSRADRRDAREGRR
- a CDS encoding DUF3995 domain-containing protein; amino-acid sequence: MKREPEGTGAEPSALWGRIACWWSVAFAGLHFYWAVGGGVGLGVSAGPLATERPLWFVVAALWGVGVLCLLGALLAWLLARSGLRGVPALLARWLGWGVSALLLARGIGVEVLLLTGTTHLDASVSAGQRAWTLALWNPWFVAGGLAFGLAALRSRRHAEAEPTPASGR